A stretch of the Pseudomonas helvetica genome encodes the following:
- a CDS encoding AraC family transcriptional regulator, which translates to MPSLDSTHAPLDANMEKQRVELSAIIRRNTCEDGSYATAIGSLFLSRHSQSHDFAPVLAQPALCIMAQGRKEVRLADDVFNYDPLNYLVVSVSMPLSGRVVDVSPQEPILALRLDIDPAEITALIADAGPIGVPTRPAGRGLYVEQLDQPMLDAVLRLARLLDTPKDIAMLAPLIRREILYRLLRSPQGHRLYEIAVANSQSHRIGQAIKWLNGNYEQPLRIDELAKEVNLSVSTLHHRFKAMTAMSPLQYQKQLRLQEARRLMLAEGIDASAAGYRVGYESPSQFSREYSRLFGAPPLRDLARLRMTV; encoded by the coding sequence ATGCCATCTCTGGATTCCACTCACGCCCCGCTGGATGCCAACATGGAAAAACAGCGTGTGGAGCTCTCGGCAATCATTCGTCGCAATACCTGCGAGGATGGCAGCTACGCGACCGCCATCGGCTCGTTGTTTTTGTCGCGTCACAGCCAGTCCCACGACTTTGCCCCGGTGCTCGCGCAACCGGCGCTGTGCATCATGGCCCAGGGGCGCAAGGAAGTTCGGCTGGCCGACGACGTCTTCAACTACGACCCGCTCAACTATTTGGTGGTCTCGGTCTCGATGCCGCTCAGTGGACGGGTGGTCGATGTCTCGCCGCAAGAACCGATCCTGGCCTTGCGCCTGGATATCGACCCGGCGGAAATCACCGCATTGATCGCCGACGCCGGCCCCATCGGCGTGCCAACCCGCCCTGCCGGGCGCGGCCTGTATGTCGAACAACTGGATCAACCGATGCTCGATGCCGTGCTGCGCCTGGCGCGCTTGCTCGACACCCCGAAAGACATCGCGATGCTCGCGCCGCTGATTCGTCGGGAAATTCTCTATCGCTTGTTGCGCAGCCCCCAAGGCCATCGGCTGTATGAGATTGCCGTCGCCAACAGCCAGAGCCATCGCATCGGCCAGGCGATCAAATGGCTCAACGGTAACTACGAGCAGCCGTTGCGCATTGATGAGTTGGCCAAGGAAGTGAACCTGAGTGTGTCGACCCTGCACCATCGCTTCAAGGCGATGACGGCCATGAGCCCACTGCAGTATCAGAAGCAACTGCGCCTGCAAGAGGCGCGGCGCTTGATGCTCGCCGAAGGCATCGATGCCTCGGCGGCAGGTTACCGCGTGGGCTATGAAAGCCCCTCGCAGTTCAGCCGCGAGTACAGCCGGCTGTTTGGCGCGCCGCCGTTGCGGGATCTGGCGCGGTTGCGGATGACGGTTTGA
- a CDS encoding ABC transporter ATP-binding protein, producing the protein MTGLILENVEKRYGTACAVKDVNLHLPEGKLVCFLGPSGCGKTTLLRMIAGLETLSDGEIRLDGEDIGNTPAHLRNFGMVFQSLALFPHMTVGENIAYPLKLRGVSKADQQARVTELLQLIQLQEMIDRPVSKLSGGQRQRVAIARAIASHPKILLLDEPLSALDAKLRESMQVEIRQLQQRLNITTIMVTHDQREAMTMADIVVVLGQNRVQQVGTPIEIYRHPANEFVADFIGSGNIFPATALGDGKVGLPGGDALQVPICSSIVVGEKVKMLVRPEDLQLSHPQATAGNRLLGRVTFVRDIGATIETTVECSGVTLTALSTPCQGIGLSIGNPVSVTIPSEACRVLAA; encoded by the coding sequence ATGACTGGTTTAATTCTGGAAAACGTCGAGAAACGCTACGGCACGGCGTGTGCGGTGAAGGACGTCAATCTGCACCTGCCTGAGGGCAAGCTGGTGTGTTTTCTCGGCCCTTCGGGCTGTGGCAAAACCACCTTGCTGCGGATGATTGCCGGCCTGGAAACCCTTTCCGATGGCGAGATTCGTCTGGACGGTGAAGACATCGGCAACACACCGGCGCACCTGCGCAACTTTGGCATGGTGTTTCAGTCGCTGGCGCTGTTCCCGCACATGACGGTCGGCGAGAACATCGCCTATCCGCTGAAACTGCGTGGCGTGAGCAAGGCCGATCAGCAGGCGCGGGTCACTGAATTGCTGCAACTGATTCAGTTGCAAGAAATGATTGATCGTCCGGTGTCGAAACTCTCCGGTGGTCAGCGTCAGCGCGTGGCGATTGCCCGGGCGATTGCCTCACACCCGAAAATCCTCCTGCTCGACGAACCGCTGTCGGCCCTCGATGCCAAGCTGCGCGAATCGATGCAAGTGGAGATTCGTCAGCTTCAGCAACGCCTCAACATCACCACCATCATGGTCACCCACGACCAGCGCGAAGCCATGACCATGGCGGACATCGTGGTGGTGTTGGGGCAGAATCGGGTGCAGCAGGTCGGCACGCCGATCGAGATCTACCGGCATCCGGCCAACGAGTTCGTCGCCGACTTTATCGGCTCGGGGAACATTTTTCCGGCCACCGCATTGGGTGACGGTAAAGTCGGTTTGCCCGGTGGCGATGCGCTTCAGGTGCCGATTTGCAGCAGCATCGTGGTCGGTGAAAAGGTCAAGATGCTGGTGCGTCCGGAAGACCTCCAGCTGTCGCACCCACAGGCAACCGCCGGTAATCGCTTGCTGGGCAGGGTGACGTTCGTGCGCGATATCGGCGCGACCATCGAAACCACGGTCGAGTGTTCCGGGGTGACGCTGACAGCCTTGAGCACGCCATGCCAGGGCATCGGCCTGAGCATCGGCAACCCGGTGTCGGTGACCATTCCATCCGAAGCCTGCCGCGTACTCGCCGCCTAA
- a CDS encoding ABC transporter permease yields the protein MSTLSKKRLSLLPGDTGKFAGILSGVILFLAVLPILTMIVMSFSGSSNLDFPPSSYSLQWYKAAWHTFASPDASDVLSLGKAMTTSLMVSFMAMIFATLVAVPAAYALTRLEFRGKAIALQLMSLPLVFPMVVLGLALLLVFDSLPFQMTVSRLVIAHVILALPFVVKNCTAAMLSIGSEVEEAAQMLGASPMRAIVDVVVPLMKSGILAGMLLAFIVSFNEFTVTYFLYTIDVMTVPIWMFSRTVSSLDPTVFSFAVLIVLIDFVLIWALEKLVGEGGVSF from the coding sequence ATGAGCACGTTGAGCAAGAAGCGCCTGTCGCTGTTGCCAGGCGATACCGGTAAATTTGCCGGGATCCTTTCAGGCGTCATCCTGTTTCTGGCGGTGTTGCCGATCCTGACCATGATTGTCATGTCGTTCAGTGGTTCTTCGAACCTCGACTTCCCACCCAGCAGTTACAGCCTGCAATGGTACAAGGCCGCCTGGCATACCTTCGCGTCCCCGGACGCCAGCGATGTGCTGAGCCTGGGCAAAGCCATGACCACCAGCCTGATGGTGTCGTTCATGGCCATGATCTTCGCGACCCTCGTTGCGGTGCCGGCAGCTTATGCACTGACCCGCCTGGAGTTTCGTGGCAAAGCCATTGCACTGCAATTGATGTCGCTGCCGTTGGTGTTCCCGATGGTGGTACTGGGCCTGGCGTTGTTGCTGGTGTTCGACAGCCTGCCGTTCCAGATGACGGTGTCGCGACTAGTGATTGCCCACGTGATCCTGGCCTTGCCGTTCGTGGTGAAAAACTGCACGGCGGCGATGCTGTCCATCGGCAGCGAAGTCGAAGAGGCCGCACAAATGCTCGGCGCTTCGCCGATGCGGGCGATTGTCGATGTGGTGGTGCCGTTGATGAAGTCGGGGATCCTTGCCGGGATGCTGCTGGCGTTCATTGTCTCGTTCAACGAGTTCACCGTGACGTACTTCCTCTACACCATCGATGTCATGACCGTGCCGATCTGGATGTTCAGCCGCACCGTGTCGTCGTTGGACCCAACCGTATTCTCGTTTGCCGTGCTGATCGTGCTGATCGACTTCGTCCTGATCTGGGCGTTGGAGAAGCTAGTCGGCGAAGGTGGCGTCTCGTTCTGA
- a CDS encoding ABC transporter permease gives MEHQPLTQTVSPVAVRPNFGVSPTTRAWLFLSPSMLFLGVLIAASLLVLRMSVGTKGAEWSGFSLASYAQLLEPYYLKSLLLTLRLALISAVIAVLLAIPVAYTMSRLTSPLLRRVFLAAVLLPLLVNLLLQSYGWLVILGPGGMLNQALMGLGLIKRPIMLLYNQNGVLMGLVQTAFPLAVLPIASAMRGVARTYEEAAATLGASRLKVFFQVVLPMSMPGIITGATLVFAYNASSFVVPLLLGGRRVPMLAVMVHDQIAPLMNWPAASAAGVVLIVTTLAIMTLSEYITGRRRRMLEASQ, from the coding sequence ATGGAACACCAACCTCTGACCCAAACGGTCAGCCCCGTTGCCGTACGCCCGAACTTCGGCGTTTCGCCGACGACGCGCGCCTGGTTATTTCTTTCGCCATCGATGCTGTTTCTCGGTGTGCTGATTGCCGCCAGCCTGCTGGTGTTGCGCATGAGCGTGGGCACCAAAGGCGCGGAATGGAGCGGTTTCAGCCTCGCCAGTTATGCCCAGCTGCTGGAACCCTATTACCTCAAATCCCTGCTGCTGACCTTGCGCCTGGCATTGATCAGCGCGGTGATTGCCGTACTGCTGGCGATCCCGGTGGCGTACACCATGTCGCGCCTGACCTCGCCGTTGCTGCGTCGAGTGTTTCTGGCCGCCGTGCTGTTGCCGTTGCTGGTCAACCTGTTGCTACAAAGCTACGGCTGGCTGGTGATCCTGGGACCTGGCGGGATGCTCAATCAGGCGCTGATGGGCCTGGGCCTGATCAAGCGTCCTATCATGCTGCTGTACAACCAGAACGGCGTATTGATGGGCCTGGTACAAACCGCTTTCCCGTTGGCCGTGCTGCCGATTGCCAGCGCCATGCGCGGCGTTGCCCGCACTTACGAGGAAGCCGCGGCGACCTTGGGCGCGAGCCGCTTGAAGGTGTTTTTCCAGGTGGTGCTGCCGATGAGCATGCCGGGAATCATCACCGGCGCGACCCTGGTATTCGCCTATAACGCCAGCAGCTTCGTGGTGCCCTTGCTGCTCGGCGGTCGGCGCGTGCCGATGCTTGCGGTGATGGTGCATGACCAGATCGCCCCGCTGATGAACTGGCCGGCCGCCTCCGCGGCGGGTGTGGTGCTGATCGTCACCACGCTGGCCATCATGACCTTGTCCGAATACATCACTGGCCGTCGTCGGCGCATGCTGGAGGCTTCGCAATGA
- a CDS encoding ABC transporter substrate-binding protein, whose protein sequence is MGDHDLNRRQFIKTVGVASVAAAAMSMPFIRANASDTRFQGKTLRLLTWSDDTGLAALRNIAATFEAKTGAKVIADRTGSTSEMVAKLKAGGDRPQYDVITLAGVGAEGLAAAGLLEKPDLNRIPNLIDVPEKYRTGANGHGIGYLLWCNSLVYSSRTQKEAPDSYAALWDADLAPNIFLPPPNWTEAMDLIIIAAKLAGGDEHNIEPGFKKLAELKSRVVTLGENPNQIAELFRTGSLDMGGLYAPAFFPKQIRDPNYGLSATFGMKEGFYTDLMQSVMPKNRPGDTDLAYAFINHSLDPLVQGKMAEDIYNGPVNAKAIISAEARKSPYILTPEQIAEKAIMHDNAFLATVHDQWIRRYTEIFSS, encoded by the coding sequence ATGGGCGATCATGATCTGAACAGAAGACAATTCATCAAGACCGTAGGTGTTGCATCGGTTGCGGCGGCGGCCATGAGCATGCCGTTCATCCGCGCCAACGCCAGTGACACACGTTTTCAGGGCAAGACCCTGCGGCTGTTGACCTGGTCCGATGACACCGGGCTTGCGGCGCTGCGTAACATCGCCGCGACCTTTGAAGCCAAGACCGGCGCCAAGGTCATCGCGGACCGTACCGGCAGTACTTCGGAAATGGTCGCCAAACTGAAGGCCGGTGGTGATCGCCCGCAATACGACGTCATCACCCTGGCTGGCGTCGGCGCTGAAGGCCTGGCCGCTGCCGGGTTGCTGGAAAAGCCGGACCTGAACCGCATTCCCAACCTGATCGACGTACCGGAGAAATACCGCACCGGGGCCAACGGTCACGGCATCGGTTACCTGCTCTGGTGCAACAGCCTCGTCTACAGCAGCCGCACTCAGAAAGAAGCCCCGGACAGCTATGCGGCCCTGTGGGACGCGGATCTGGCGCCGAACATCTTCCTGCCGCCGCCGAACTGGACCGAGGCCATGGACCTGATCATCATCGCCGCCAAACTGGCCGGTGGTGACGAACACAACATCGAACCCGGCTTCAAGAAACTCGCCGAGCTCAAGAGCCGCGTGGTGACCCTGGGTGAGAACCCGAACCAGATCGCCGAACTGTTCCGCACCGGCTCCCTGGACATGGGTGGGTTGTACGCTCCTGCATTCTTCCCGAAACAGATCCGCGATCCGAACTACGGTCTGAGTGCAACCTTTGGCATGAAGGAAGGTTTCTACACCGACCTGATGCAGTCGGTCATGCCGAAGAACCGTCCGGGCGATACCGACCTGGCCTATGCCTTCATCAACCACTCACTCGATCCGCTGGTGCAGGGCAAGATGGCCGAAGACATCTATAACGGCCCGGTCAACGCCAAGGCAATCATCTCTGCCGAAGCGCGCAAGAGCCCGTACATCCTGACGCCGGAGCAGATTGCCGAGAAGGCGATCATGCACGACAACGCCTTCCTGGCGACTGTGCATGACCAATGGATTCGTCGCTACACGGAAATCTTCTCTTCCTGA
- a CDS encoding aldehyde dehydrogenase family protein, translating to MSFPIIQDGLYIDGQWSAGDEHLRVINPATEALLTTVKGGDQRAVDQAVTAASAAFVQWSKTTGAERGAVLRKIANGVQARRERLMYLQSSNNGKPQFEAGIDVDDVIATFEYYAGLAEALDAGQDRVVELPSEDFAARVRREACGVVGLIVPWNFPMVTTAWKLAPALAAGCCVVLKPSEVTPLPELELAAIIAESGLPNGVFNLVCGTGLAVGAPLSADPRVAKISFTGSNAVGVQVMQRAAETVKGVSLELGGKSSLLVLADADLELAVELASGGGFFNAGQMCSATSRVLVADELADEFLLRLTARANAIRVADPFDPEVEMGALVNQAQYQRVLGHIDRGLSAGARLVCGGDRPADLPHGYFLRPTIFTEVPLDSALWCEEIFGPVLCVRSFATEQEAIELANDSQFGLVASVVSADPLTAERVANALQAGLVWINAPQVIFPQTAWGGYKQSSIGRELGPWGLQAFQEIKHVIRAV from the coding sequence ATGAGCTTTCCAATCATCCAGGACGGTTTGTATATCGATGGCCAATGGTCGGCTGGCGACGAGCACTTGCGGGTCATCAATCCGGCGACCGAAGCGCTGTTGACCACCGTCAAGGGAGGCGATCAGCGCGCAGTTGATCAAGCGGTCACAGCGGCCAGTGCGGCGTTTGTGCAGTGGTCGAAAACCACCGGTGCCGAGCGTGGCGCGGTGTTGCGCAAGATCGCCAATGGAGTGCAGGCCCGCCGTGAACGCTTGATGTATTTGCAGTCGAGCAACAACGGCAAGCCACAGTTCGAAGCGGGCATCGACGTCGATGACGTGATCGCCACGTTCGAGTATTACGCGGGTCTCGCTGAAGCGCTGGACGCCGGCCAGGACCGCGTTGTGGAACTGCCGAGCGAAGACTTCGCCGCCCGCGTGCGCCGTGAAGCGTGCGGTGTGGTCGGGTTGATCGTGCCGTGGAACTTCCCGATGGTCACCACTGCCTGGAAGCTCGCGCCAGCCTTGGCGGCGGGTTGCTGCGTGGTGCTCAAGCCTTCGGAAGTCACGCCGCTGCCGGAGCTGGAACTGGCGGCGATCATCGCCGAGAGCGGCTTGCCCAACGGTGTGTTCAACCTGGTCTGCGGTACCGGGCTGGCGGTCGGTGCGCCGCTGTCGGCCGATCCGCGGGTGGCAAAAATTTCCTTCACCGGCAGCAACGCGGTCGGCGTTCAGGTCATGCAGCGTGCGGCGGAAACCGTCAAGGGCGTGAGCCTGGAACTGGGTGGCAAATCCTCGCTGTTGGTGCTGGCGGATGCCGATCTCGAGCTGGCCGTGGAGCTGGCCAGTGGTGGTGGTTTCTTCAACGCCGGGCAGATGTGTTCGGCCACCAGCCGGGTGTTGGTCGCCGATGAACTGGCGGACGAATTCCTGCTGCGGCTGACGGCGCGTGCCAATGCGATTCGCGTGGCTGACCCGTTTGACCCCGAGGTTGAAATGGGTGCGCTGGTCAATCAGGCGCAATACCAGCGCGTGCTGGGCCACATTGATCGCGGCTTGAGCGCGGGTGCGCGGTTGGTCTGTGGCGGTGACCGGCCTGCCGATCTGCCGCATGGCTATTTTTTGCGGCCGACCATTTTCACTGAAGTGCCCCTCGACAGTGCGTTGTGGTGTGAAGAGATTTTTGGCCCGGTGCTCTGTGTGCGCAGTTTTGCCACGGAGCAAGAGGCGATCGAGCTGGCCAACGACAGCCAGTTTGGTCTGGTGGCCAGCGTGGTCAGCGCTGATCCGCTGACCGCCGAACGGGTCGCCAACGCCTTGCAGGCCGGGTTGGTATGGATCAACGCGCCGCAGGTGATCTTCCCGCAGACGGCCTGGGGCGGCTACAAGCAGAGCAGCATCGGCCGCGAGTTGGGGCCGTGGGGCTTGCAGGCGTTTCAAGAAATAAAGCACGTGATTCGCGCCGTCTGA
- a CDS encoding 5-guanidino-2-oxopentanoate decarboxylase, with translation MATCGEVLVKLLEGYGVEQVFGIPGVHTVELYRGLARSSINHVTPRHEQGAGFMADGYARTSGKPGVCFIITGPGMTNVTTAMGQAYADSIPMLVISSVQSRSQLGGGRGKLHELPNQGALVAGVAAFSHTLMSAAELPGVLARAFALFQAGRPRPVHIEIPLDVLVEDADALLASQPVSITRAGAAPSAVAQMSELLANAKRPLILAGGGSIDAAAELTRLAELLDAPVALTINAKGLLPSAHPLLIGSTQTLVATRALVADADVVLAIGTELAETDYDVTFAGGFEIPGTLLRVDIDPDQTVRNYPPKVALVSDAQSAAQALLDGLAKHSLAERCSDWGQARAASLRAELETIWDAPTRAQTQFLHTVLDELPEAVFVGDSTQPVYTGNLTFNPERPRRWFNSSTGYGTLGYALPAAIGAWLGGGQERNSRPPVVCLIGDGGLQFTLPELASAVEARTPVIVLLWNNQGYEEIKKYMVNRDIEPVGVDIYTPDFIAVAKGLGCAAHAVSGVEELRAALRAATDRQGPTLIEIDQTQWMKAVSA, from the coding sequence ATGGCGACGTGCGGCGAAGTATTGGTCAAGTTACTCGAAGGTTACGGGGTCGAGCAGGTGTTCGGCATTCCCGGCGTGCATACCGTTGAGCTGTATCGCGGGCTGGCCCGTTCGAGCATCAACCACGTTACTCCGCGTCACGAGCAGGGTGCCGGCTTCATGGCTGACGGTTATGCACGCACCAGCGGCAAACCGGGTGTGTGCTTCATCATCACCGGCCCCGGCATGACCAACGTCACCACGGCGATGGGCCAGGCCTACGCCGATTCGATCCCGATGCTGGTGATTTCCAGCGTGCAATCGCGCAGCCAGTTGGGCGGCGGACGCGGCAAGCTGCACGAGCTGCCGAACCAGGGCGCACTGGTGGCCGGCGTTGCTGCGTTCTCCCACACGCTGATGTCCGCTGCCGAATTGCCGGGCGTGCTGGCCCGAGCCTTCGCCTTGTTCCAGGCCGGTCGGCCGCGTCCGGTGCACATCGAAATTCCGCTCGACGTGCTGGTCGAAGACGCCGATGCCTTGCTCGCCAGCCAACCGGTGAGCATCACTCGCGCCGGTGCAGCGCCGTCGGCCGTGGCGCAGATGAGCGAACTGCTGGCCAACGCCAAACGCCCGTTGATCCTCGCCGGTGGCGGTTCGATCGATGCAGCGGCCGAGTTGACCCGACTCGCTGAATTGCTCGATGCACCGGTGGCGCTGACCATCAATGCCAAAGGCTTGCTGCCGTCGGCTCACCCATTACTGATCGGTTCGACGCAAACGCTGGTGGCCACCCGCGCCCTGGTGGCTGACGCCGATGTGGTACTGGCAATCGGTACTGAACTGGCCGAGACCGACTACGACGTGACCTTTGCCGGTGGCTTTGAAATTCCAGGCACCTTGCTGCGGGTCGACATCGATCCAGACCAGACCGTGCGCAACTACCCGCCGAAGGTGGCGCTGGTCTCCGATGCACAAAGCGCGGCCCAGGCCTTGCTCGATGGCCTGGCCAAACATTCTCTGGCCGAACGTTGCAGCGACTGGGGCCAGGCTCGCGCCGCCAGCTTGCGTGCCGAACTTGAAACCATCTGGGACGCGCCAACCCGTGCCCAGACGCAGTTCCTGCACACCGTGCTGGATGAGTTGCCGGAAGCGGTATTCGTCGGCGACTCGACCCAACCGGTGTACACCGGCAACCTGACGTTCAACCCGGAACGCCCGCGTCGCTGGTTCAACTCGTCGACCGGTTACGGCACCCTCGGCTATGCCTTGCCGGCGGCCATTGGCGCGTGGCTCGGCGGTGGTCAGGAACGCAACAGTCGTCCACCGGTGGTGTGCCTGATTGGCGACGGCGGCCTGCAATTCACCTTGCCGGAACTGGCCAGCGCGGTGGAAGCACGCACCCCGGTCATCGTCCTGCTGTGGAATAACCAGGGCTACGAAGAGATCAAGAAATACATGGTCAACCGCGACATCGAACCGGTTGGCGTGGACATCTACACCCCGGATTTCATCGCCGTGGCCAAAGGCCTGGGTTGTGCGGCACACGCCGTCAGCGGCGTTGAAGAACTGCGCGCGGCACTGCGTGCAGCCACTGATCGCCAGGGCCCGACCCTGATCGAAATCGATCAGACCCAGTGGATGAAGGCGGTGTCGGCATGA
- a CDS encoding LysR substrate-binding domain-containing protein, with protein sequence MKRLPPLPALHTFLITAQCCNFTRAAEQLHITQGAVSRQIAGLEEHLGYTLFHRQARGLSLTAEGLEWLPRIQQVFGLIDEAVEQVGAHRETLQLKAPTCVMRWLLPRLLQWQKERPDVPVELTTTVQHGVDFHREQFDAAVMYGAPPDSSLASLHLFDEQLTPVCSQPLLDGPVPLHSPSDLSQHLLLHPTRDQRDWKAWLKAADVNLNTLGKSQHFETLDLAMSVASQGTGVAIGDWSLIGDDLSAGRLVMPFDLKVKTGLGYYLVFPQKPGPSPQLRELMEWLVVQAQAR encoded by the coding sequence ATGAAACGACTTCCCCCCCTTCCCGCGTTGCACACGTTCCTGATCACGGCCCAGTGCTGCAATTTCACCCGGGCAGCCGAGCAACTGCACATCACCCAGGGCGCGGTGAGCCGGCAGATCGCCGGGCTGGAAGAGCATTTGGGCTACACGCTGTTTCATCGCCAGGCACGCGGTTTGAGCCTGACGGCCGAGGGGCTCGAGTGGCTGCCACGGATCCAGCAGGTGTTCGGTTTGATCGATGAGGCGGTGGAACAGGTGGGCGCACACCGCGAAACCTTGCAGCTCAAGGCCCCGACCTGTGTCATGCGTTGGTTGCTGCCGCGTTTGCTGCAATGGCAAAAAGAACGCCCGGACGTGCCGGTGGAACTGACCACCACGGTGCAACATGGCGTGGATTTTCATCGCGAGCAGTTTGACGCTGCGGTCATGTATGGCGCACCGCCGGACAGTTCACTGGCGTCGCTGCACCTGTTTGACGAGCAACTGACGCCGGTCTGTTCGCAGCCTCTGCTCGACGGCCCGGTGCCGCTGCACAGCCCGTCAGACCTGAGTCAACATTTGCTGCTGCACCCAACGCGCGATCAGCGGGACTGGAAGGCCTGGCTGAAAGCGGCGGACGTCAACCTCAACACACTCGGCAAGAGTCAGCATTTCGAAACCCTGGACCTGGCGATGTCCGTGGCGTCTCAAGGAACGGGGGTGGCGATTGGGGATTGGTCGTTGATCGGCGATGACCTGAGTGCCGGACGGCTGGTCATGCCCTTTGATTTGAAGGTGAAAACGGGGCTCGGGTATTACCTGGTATTCCCGCAGAAACCGGGACCGTCGCCGCAGTTGCGTGAACTGATGGAATGGCTGGTGGTGCAGGCGCAGGCGCGCTGA
- a CDS encoding NAD(P)-dependent oxidoreductase, which produces MSKIAIIGATGRAGSQLLEEALRRGHSVIAIARDTLKISPRAGVVSKNVDVADSAALQAAVAGADVVISAAHFSTIPASAIIEPVKKAGVKRLLVVGGAGSLLVPDGSKVIESPNFPEEYKAEATAGGIYLDTLRQEKDLDWTFLSPSALFVEGERTGTFRVGKDHLLVSAEGKSWITFADYAIAMLDEVEKPAHSRQRFTVGY; this is translated from the coding sequence ATGAGTAAGATCGCAATCATTGGCGCCACCGGTCGTGCCGGTAGCCAACTGCTGGAAGAAGCCCTGCGTCGCGGTCACAGCGTCATCGCCATCGCCCGCGACACCTTGAAAATCAGCCCGCGTGCCGGTGTTGTCAGCAAAAATGTCGACGTTGCCGATAGCGCAGCGCTGCAAGCGGCGGTCGCAGGTGCTGATGTGGTGATCAGCGCGGCACACTTTTCGACGATCCCGGCCAGCGCGATTATCGAGCCGGTCAAAAAGGCCGGCGTGAAGCGTCTGCTGGTGGTCGGTGGTGCCGGTTCCCTGTTGGTGCCGGATGGCAGCAAAGTCATCGAATCCCCGAACTTCCCTGAAGAGTACAAGGCCGAGGCGACTGCCGGTGGCATCTACCTCGACACCTTGCGCCAGGAAAAGGATCTGGACTGGACCTTCCTTTCACCGTCGGCGCTGTTCGTCGAAGGCGAGCGTACCGGCACCTTCCGTGTGGGCAAGGACCATCTGCTGGTGAGCGCCGAAGGCAAGAGCTGGATCACCTTCGCCGACTACGCGATTGCGATGCTCGATGAAGTCGAGAAGCCAGCGCATAGCCGCCAGCGGTTTACCGTGGGCTACTAA
- a CDS encoding MBL fold metallo-hydrolase, protein MIGFTSFKRLLLATATLGFAAHAAAATPALTLDVYNPGAAAIFPVTSVLVSGEKEAILVDAQFGKSQAEQVVEKIRASGKQLTTIYISHGDPDYYFGLDTITAAFPKAKVLASQPTVDHIKATVEGKVAFWGPKLGADAPAKTIVPGVLKGHSLTLEGKKLDIIGLDGKQPDRSFVWIPSIKAAVGGVVVAENIHVWMADTQSAQSHADWLTTLKTIDSLKPNTIVPGHYLGDSARSLAAVHFTADYIKAFDTETAKAKDSAELIAAMKKRYPNLGEESSLELSAKVAKGEMKW, encoded by the coding sequence ATGATCGGCTTCACTTCTTTCAAGCGTCTTTTACTCGCCACCGCCACCCTGGGTTTTGCCGCTCATGCGGCAGCCGCCACGCCGGCACTGACTCTGGACGTCTACAACCCGGGCGCCGCTGCGATTTTCCCGGTGACCTCGGTACTGGTCAGCGGCGAGAAAGAAGCGATTCTGGTGGACGCGCAATTCGGCAAATCCCAGGCCGAGCAGGTGGTGGAAAAAATCCGCGCCAGCGGCAAGCAACTGACCACCATCTACATCAGCCACGGTGACCCGGATTACTACTTCGGCCTGGACACGATCACCGCTGCGTTCCCAAAAGCCAAAGTGCTCGCCTCGCAGCCGACGGTTGATCACATCAAGGCCACCGTTGAAGGCAAAGTAGCGTTCTGGGGACCGAAACTGGGTGCCGATGCACCGGCAAAAACCATCGTGCCGGGTGTGCTCAAGGGCCACAGCCTGACTCTGGAAGGCAAGAAGCTCGACATCATTGGCCTGGACGGCAAGCAACCGGACCGGAGCTTTGTCTGGATCCCGTCGATCAAAGCCGCGGTCGGTGGTGTGGTCGTCGCGGAAAACATCCACGTGTGGATGGCCGATACTCAAAGCGCGCAGTCCCATGCCGATTGGTTGACTACGCTGAAGACCATCGACAGCCTGAAACCGAACACCATCGTTCCAGGTCATTACCTGGGTGACAGCGCACGTTCGCTGGCCGCTGTGCACTTCACCGCCGACTACATCAAGGCGTTCGACACTGAAACTGCCAAGGCCAAAGATTCGGCCGAGCTGATCGCCGCGATGAAAAAGCGTTACCCGAACCTCGGCGAAGAAAGCTCGCTTGAGCTGAGCGCCAAAGTCGCCAAAGGCGAGATGAAGTGGTAA